In a single window of the Perca flavescens isolate YP-PL-M2 chromosome 18, PFLA_1.0, whole genome shotgun sequence genome:
- the dll4 gene encoding delta-like protein 4: MAAWFTFTIAFSTTLISQVFGSGVFELDLHEFKNHKGLLANGNACKPNCRTYFRICLKNYQAVVSPGDCIFGSTMTAVLGTNSFSAKDSGTLPRPIQIPFTFGWPGSFSLIIEAWHSPYGSLPVDTNNPECLISFMAIQRQLGVGTDWSQDTQTGKQTELRYAYRFICNESYYGESCSKKCAPRDDRFGHYTCNRDGQLSCLPGWKGKYCEEPICLEGCSERNGNCSKPGECVCRDGWKGTFCDECRKYPACKHGTCQLPWQCNCQEGWGGLLCDQDLNFCTHHHPCVNGATCMNTGQGSYTCTCLPGFTGVNCELEMQECDSKPCRNGGICTNLDSGYMCACPQGFEGSHCEHSLLTCADSPCFHSGKCWEKDNGRSYMCECPRGYTGLNCEKRVDKCTSLPCANGGLCLIHGGMRVCSCRAGFTGQRCEININECAGNPCLNGGTCQDRINDYTCTCPAGYGGRNCDRVLDECSLRPCLNRGVCTGGGGPGKPPATCVCPSGFTGPRCEFFDAVTSPVTNGEIQDGFQWAAVSLAVGLVALLVLLCMVGLAFRHIHRQAQRERGDTETMNNLSNVQKDNLIPESQLKNTNQKMSLEVDCDSEKSNFIHKNYILDPYSSKSKEFKDEKSQEDKSLIYDKCLEDKMPLSKMYSEKPECRISTICSSRDSMYQSVFVIAEERRECVIATEV, encoded by the exons ATGGCAGCCTGGTTCACCTTTACCATCGCATTCAGCACCACGTTGATATCACAG GTATTTGGATCCGGTGTTTTTGAGCTTGATCTCCACGaatttaaaaatcacaaaggTTTGCTGGCAAACGGAAACGCGTGCAAACCCAACTGCAGGACTTATTTTAGAATTTGCTTGAAGAACTATCAGGCTGTGGTCTCGCCAGGTGACTGCATCTTTGGAAGTACAATGACAGCAGTGCTGGGGACAAACTCTTTCAGCGCCAAGGACAGTGGCACTTTACCTAGACCGATTCAGATACCGTTCACCTTTGGATGGCCG GGGTCATTTTCATTAATAATTGAAGCCTGGCATTCACCTTATGGAAGTCTACCTGTAG atacaaacaacccagagtgtttgaTTAGCTTTATGGCCATCCAAAGACAGCTTGGTGTAGGAACTGATTGGTCTCAGGATACGCAGACTGGAAAGCAGACTGAGCTGAGATATGCTTACCGGTTCATCTGCAACGAAAGTTACTATGGAGAAAGTTGTTCCAAAAAATGTGCACCCAGGGACGACCGATTTGGCCACTACACCTGCAACCGTGACGGGCAGTTATCCTGTCTGCCTGGCTGGAAGGGGAAATACTGCGAAGAAC CCATCTGTCTGGAGGGCTGCAGCGAGAGGAACGGAAACTGCTCCAAACCTGGCGAGTGTGT ATGCAGAGATGGCTGGAAGGGTACCTTCTGTGACGAGTGTAGGAAGTACCCGGCCTGCAAGCACGGTACCTGCCAGCTGCCATGGCAGTGTAACTGTCAGGAGGGCTGGGGAGGCCTATTATGTGACCAAG ACCTGAACTTCTGCACCCATCACCATCCCTGTGTGAATGGCGCCACCTGTATGAACACAGGGCAGGGCAGCTATACGTGTACATGTCTGCCAGGTTTCACAGGGGTCAACTGTGAGCTGGAGATGCAGGAGTGTGACAGCAAACCCTGCAGGAATGGAGGGATATGCACA AATTTGGACAGTGGCTACATGTGCGCATGTCCCCAAGGTTTCGAGGGCTCCCACTGTGAGCACAGCCTGCTGACGTGCGCCGACTCGCCGTGTTTCCACAGCGGCAAATGCTGGGAGAAGGACAATGGCCGCAGCTACATGTGCGAGTGTCCCCGCGGCTACACCGGACTCAACTGCGAGAAGAGAGTGGACAAGTGCACGTCGCTTCCCTGCGCTAATG GTGGTCTGTGTCTGATCCACGGTGGCATGCGCGTGTGTAGCTGCCGTGCAGGATTTACCGGCCAGCGCTGCGAAATTAACATCAACGAGTGTGCCGGTAACCCCTGCCTCAACGGAGGCACCTGCCAAGACCGAATCAACGACTACACCTGCACCTGTCCCGCGGGCTACGGGGGCCGCAACTGCGACAGAGTCCTGGATGAGTGTTCCCTTCGCCCATGCCTCAACAGGGGCGTTTGCACTGGGGGCGGCGGGCCAGGCAAACCTCCAGCAACCTGCGTGTGCCCATCAGGCTTCACCGGGCCGCGCTGCGAGTTCTTCGACGCCGTCACCTCTCCCGTGACCAACGGAGAGATTCAAGACGGCTTCCAGTGGGCGGCCGTTTCTCTGGCTGTGGGGCTGGTGGCGCTGCTGGTGCTGCTGTGTATGGTGGGCCTGGCTTTCAGGCACATCCACAGGCAGGCccaaagagagaggggagacacGGAGACTATGAACAACTTGTCCAACGTTCAGAAGGACAACCTGATCCCCGAGTCCCAGCTGAAAAACACCAACCAGAAAATGAGCCTGGAGGTGGACTGTGATTCCGAGAAATCAAACTTTATCCATAAAAACTATATCTTGGACCCATACAGCTCTAAATCAAAGGAGTTCAAGGATGAAAAGTCACAAGAGGATAAAAGTCTTATTTATGACAAATGTTTAGAAGACAAAATGCCCTTGAGTAAAATGTACAG TGAAAAGCCAGAGTGTAGGATATCAACGATATGTTCCTCAAGAGACTCCATGTACCAGTCGGTATTTGTTatagcagaggagaggagggagtgCGTCATAGCAACTGAg GTATAA